DNA from Kitasatospora acidiphila:
GCTGCGGTTCAGCCTGCTCGGACCGTTGCGCGGCTGGGCGGGCACGGCCGAACTCGATCTCGGCAGGCCGCAGCAGCGTGAGCTCCTGGCCGTCCTGCTGACCGCCGCCGGCCGGCCGGTCTCCACCGACCTGCTGATCGACGGCCTCTGGGACCAGGCGGCCCGGCCGGCCGAGCCGCTGCGGGCGGTCCGCACCCACGTCTACCGGCTGCGCACCGAGCTGCGCAAGCACGGTGCGCAGGACGTGCTGGCCACCGTCGGGGACGGGTACGCCCTGCGGATCGAGCCGGACGCCCTGGACACCGGCCGGTTCGAGCGCGCCTCGGCGCAGGCCGCGGCCGACCGGGCCGCCGGCCGACCGGCCGCCGCGACCCGCGCCCTGCTCGGCGAGGCCCTGGAGCTGTGGGCCGGCGAGCCGCTGACCGGGATGGCCGGTCCGCACGCCGAGGCGGTACGGGTCCGGCTCACCGAAGTCCACGCCCAGTTGCTGGAGGCGAAGCTCGAGCTCGACCTGGAGATCGGCGACCGGGCCGACGTGGCGGCCGAGCTCGGTGCCCTGGTGGTGGAACACCCCGGACGCCAGCGGCTGCGCGAGCTGCAGATGCTCGCGCTGCACCGTGCCGGGCGCACCGGCGAGGCGCTCGCGGTGTACGAGGACACCCGCCGCTACCTCGCCGGGCACGCCGGTGACCTCACGCGGGGCCGGCCGCTGCCGGACCGGCGCCTGACCGACCTTCAGGCCCGGATCCTGCGCGCCGACCCGGAGCTCCTGCCGCAGCTGCCCGCCGGCACTGCGGAGAACCACCCGGTACCGGAGCAACTTCCGCGCGCGTCCCATGACTTCACCGGCCGGGCCGAGCTGCTGGAGCAGCTCACCGGCCTGCTCTCGAGCCCGTCCGGGCAATGCGTGGCGATCACCGCCCTGGACGGGATCGGCGGAGTCGGCAAGACGGCGCTGGCCGTGCACACCGCCGAGCGGCTGCGCGAGCGCTTCCCCGACGGCCGCCTCTACGCCGACCTGCGCGGCGCCGACCCCGAGAGCGCCGACCCCGCCGCCGTCCTGGTCCGCTTCCTGCAGGCGCTCGGCGCGGACGACAACGCGATCCCGCTGGACCTCGACGAACGCGTCGCGCTCTACCGCTCCCACCTCGCCGACCGCCGGGTGCTGGTGCTGCTGGACAACGCCGCCGACGCGGCACAGGTGACCGCCCTGCTGCCGGGAGCGGTCGGGTGCGCGGTCCTGGTCACCAGCCGGGCCCGGTTGACCGGCCTCGCCGGCGCCCGGCACCTCACGGTGGGCGCGCTGACCGAAGCGGAGGCCGTCGAACTCCTCGGCCGGGTCATCGGTCCCGAGCGGGCCGCTGCCGAACCCGAGCAGTGCGCGACCGTGGTGGCCGCCTGCGACCGCCTGCCGCTGGCGATCCGGATCGCCGGCGCCAGGCTCGCCGCCCGGCCGGACTGGACCGTCGCCGAGCTCGCCGGCCGACTCGCCGACGAGCACCGGCGGCTGGCCGAACTGGCCGTCGGCGACACGGCCGTGGCGGCCACCTTCGCACTCTCCTACGCCGGACTGACGCCGGCCCAGGCCGGCGCCTTCCGGCTCCTCTCCCTGCCGAACGTCCCCGAGATCGGCCTCGACAGTGCGGCGGCGCTGCTCGGCGTCGGCACCACCGAGGCCGATGTGCTGCTCGAGGACCTCACCGACCTCAACCTGCTGGACCCACGAGCCGTCGGCCGGTACGGCAGCCACGATCTGATCAGGCTCTACGCCTCCGAGTGCTGCACCCGCGAGGAGGCGCCGGAGACCAGGCGGCAGGCCCTCGCCAGACTGCTGGACTTCTGCCTCGCCAGCGCCCGCCAGGCCGAGGCCGCCGCCCACTCCGTCGCGGTCGGGCAGCGCGACCTGACCGGGACGCCGACCGCCGCGCCGGGCCTGGAGTTCGACTCCGCCGAGCAGGCGGTCGGCTGGATGCGGACGGAGGCGCAACTCCAGCAGGCCATGGTCGCAGCGGCTCTGACGGATCATCAGCTTCCACTGGTCCAAGCCGCCGACCTGATCGACAAGTTGGGCTCGGTCCTGTTCACCAGGACCCACTCCTGGTCGGTGGCGGACCTGGCCTCCCGGACCGCGGCCGTCGCCGCCACCCGGGGCGACCGGCGGTGCGAGGCGCTCGCGCGGTACGTACGCGGCAACATGCTCTACCACGTCAACGACTTCAAGCAGGCCGAGCAGGAGCTCACCCGGACGATCGCGCTCTGCGTCGATGACGCGACCCGGCGGGTGCGCGCCTGCGCGCTGCTCGCGCTCGGCTACAACGCCCGCGTCTACGGGCGGTTCGAGGAGGCCCGCGGCTTCTGCGAGGAGTCGATCGCCCTGTTCGATAGCCTGGGTGACCACCACTCGGCCGGCAGTGCCCTCGGGGAACTCGCCTTCAACTACGCCAAGCTCGACCGGTTCTCCGAGGCACGGGCGGCCGCCGAGCGGGGCGTCCGGCTGACCGGGTCCGCTACCTCGATCACGCAGGCGACCAGCCGCTACTCACTGGCCCGAGTGCTGCGCCTGTGCGGCGCTCCCGCCGCCGCGCTGAGCTGCGCCGAAGAACTGCTCCCGGTGCTGCGCGCCCTGCACCTCTCCGCGTTCGAGGCCGCCACGGGCAACCTGATCGCGCAGATCCACCTGGAAGCGGGCGACGACCGGCAGGTGATCGAGGTCGCCGAGGCGATGCTGCCGCTGGCGCACCAGACCAGCGGCATGCTGGAGGCGGGACTGCTCCGTTCGCTCGGCGTCAGCCTCGCCCGGCTCGGCCACCCGGCCCGGGGGCGTGCCTGCCTGGACGAGGCCGTGGAGATCTACCAGACGCTCGGGGTGTCCTCGGAGGTGGCGGACACCCTGGCGCTCCTCGCGAAGCCGCCGTTCGGCTGACGCCCTGGGTGAGACCTCCCGGGCCGGGCCCGGGAGGTCTCACCCAGGGCGTCTCAGCACCGGCCGACTCCCGCCCCCGCCCCGGACCACGCCCTGACGCGGGCGTAGGCGACCAGCAGCTCGTGGCAGGAGTAGCGGGCGGGCCGGGGGGAGGTCAGCAGCGCGGCATCGACCAGCGCCTCCAGGATCCGCTCGGCCTGCGCCTCGGACAGGCCCATCGTCGCCGCGGCGGCCGTCAGGCTCCAGTCCTGCGACGGCATCGCCACCAGGGCCAGGATGGCCCGGGCCTGCGCGCCGGTGAGTCGGCCGAAGGCCAGGTCGCACGCATCCTCGAAGCCCGCGTCGGCAGCCTCCAGCTCACCCAGCAGGCGGCTTTCGTCCGACACCCGTGCGGCCATCGACGCCACCGTCCAGGCGGGTCGCCGGGCCAGCCGGGTGGCCAGCACGCGGACGGCGAGCGGCAGATGGCCACAGGCGGCGGTGAGCGCGCCCACGGCCTCCGGCTCCGCACCGGCCCGATCGGCGCCGAGGATCGCACAGACCAGCCGGGCGGACTCGGCCGGCCGCAGGCAGTCGAGCCGAGCGGCTGCGGTCACCCCGATCGCCGGGCGCGATCGCGCGCTGATCAGCACCGCGCAGCCCGCCGTGCCGGGCAGCAGCGGGGTGATCTGCGCGTCGTCGCTCGCGTCGTCCAGCACCACCAGGACGGACCGGCCGGCCAGCACCGACCGGTACAGGGCCGCCCGTTCGGAGACGTCGTCGGGGATCCGGTCAGCGGGCACACCGAGCGCGGCCAGGAATCCGGCCAGGACCTCGCCGGGGCCCGCCGGCTCCTCGGTGGAGCCGCGCAGGCACGCCCACAACTGCCCGTCACGGAACTCGGCGGCCACCGCTTGCGCGACCGAGACGACCACGGAGGTCTTGCCCACCCCGCCCATCCCCGTGACCAGGCCCACGGCATGGCCGCCGGCGCGGACCGCGGCGGTCAGCAGCGCGATCTCATCCTCCCGCCCGACCAGGTCCGCGGGCGGGGAGGGCAACTGGCGTGGTGGAGCGGCGGCTTCGGTCCCGCCGAACGGCTCGATGCCGGCCGGTGCGATCCGGGGTCCCGGGTCGCCCCCGCGCAGGATGGCCTGGTGGACCGTGGCGAGCTCGGCGCTCGGATCGATCCCGAGCTCGTCCAGCAGGCGCTCGCGCACCTGGTGGTACACCTCCAGCGCCTCGGCCTGCCTGCCGCACCGGAACAGCGCCGTCATCCGCAGCGCCTGCAGGCGCTCGGCGAACGGGGTGAGCTCACAGGCCACCGCCAGGTCGGCCAGGATCTCCGCGTGACGGCCGAGCACCAGCTGACACTCGAACCACTGGAGCCGGGCCCGCTCCCGGTGCTGGGCGAGCACCTCGCGCTGGCGCTCGCAGAGCGGTCCGATCGCGCCGACCAGTGCCGTGGCGCCGTTCCAGAGGTTGAGCGCCGACTGCAGGCGGGCCGCGTCGGCCCGGGCGTCGCCCAGCAGCGGTGCGTTGGCGAGCCGCTCGAACTCCAGGGCGTCCACTGCCGACCGGGGCACCTTCAAGGCGTATCCCCTCCCGACCCGGACGATCAGTTCCGGGCCGAGGGCCTTCCGCAGCCGCAGCACATAGGTGGTGATCGTGGATCCCGCGCTGCGCGGCGGCCGTTCCCCGTACAGGCCGTCGATGAGCTCCTCCACCCCGACCGGCCGCCCCGCCTGCAGCGCCAGCGCGGTGAGCAGGGCGGTCTGGGTCGGCGACATCGGCCGCAGGCGCTCCTGACCCGCCATCACCTCCGGTACGCCGAGCAGTGCGAAGCGCCATGGGGCCTCGGTCGCGGCCGCGCCCCGCGCGGGCGGGCTCGGCCGCCGCTGCGCCGGCAGCAGCAGCCGGAGCTCTCCGTCTTGGCCCGCGCGCCGGACCGTCTCCCCCGCCCGGGGGAACGCGCTGACCTCCGCTGTCCCCCGGGCGAGTCCAGTGCTTGCCGCCAGCGGCATCCCGCTCCACCTTCCATTCCGTCCGCGCCCGGTGCGCATCGCACCGGGCGGTCCCCGATGCCGGCGATGCTGTCAGGGCCCGATCGACAGAGCATTGACGGCGCAGCCGGAGCCCGGGGAGCGGCGTCTACCGGTGCATGGAGTCCGCAGCTGCTCGGCATCCTGGCCGGAGTCGATCCAGAGCCGTTGAACGCCGTCTGAACGGGCCGTCCCCACCGACCAGGCGCGCCGTCCCCGGCAGACCGGTGCCGCGATGCACCCGGCCGTGCGAATCACCTCGGTCCGGTGATGCCTCCTCACCTGCCTGGTGGGAACCCTCGCAGTAGCCCACCGACGAATCGAAGGAGAAAGATCATGCCCAAGGCGGTCAGGTACGACGGGTTCGGCGGAATCGACGTGCTGCGCGTCGAGGAGGTGGAGCGCCCGGTGCCCGGGGACGGGCAGGTCCTGGTGCGCGTGAAGGCGGCCGGCATCAACCCGGGTGAGGCGATGATCCGCACGGGGGCACTGGCGCAGGTGTTCCCGTCGACGTTCCCCTCCGGGCAGGGCAGCGACCTCGCCGGGGTCGTCGAGGAGGTCGGCGCCGGGGCCGATGGGTTCTCGCCCGGCGACGAGGTGATCGGGTTTAGCGACAAGCGGGCCTCCCAGGCCGAGCTGGTCCTGGTCGAGGCCGGCGATCTCACGCGCAAGCCGGCGAAGGTCTCATGGGAGGTGGCGGGCAGCCTGCACGTCGTCGGCACGACCGCGTGGGCGGCGGTACGCGCCGTCCACCCCGAGAAGGGCGAGACCGTCGTCGTCTCCGGGGCCGCGGGGGGAGTCGGCTCGCTCGCCGTCCAGCTCGCGCGCCGCACCGGGGCCACGGTCATCGGCCTGGCGGGCGAGAGCAACCACGAGTGGCTGACGAGCCACGGCGTGATCCCGGTCGCGTACGGCGAGGGCGTCGAGGACCGGATCAGGGCCACCGCGCCGGGCGGCGTGGACGCCTTCATCGACACCTTCGGCAGCGGCTACGTCGAGCTGGCCCTCGCCCTCGGCGTCCCGGCGGAGCGGATCAACACCATCGCCGACTTCGCGGCGGCCGAGAAGTACGGGGTGAAGACCGACGGGAGCTTCGCGGCCGGGCCGGGAGCCAAGGTGCTCGCCGAGCTGGCCGGCCTGATCGCCGACGGACACCTCGACGTGCCGATCGCGAAGGTCTACCCGCTGGCGCAAGTCCGCGAGGCCTACACCGAACTCGAACGCCGCCACACCCGCGGCAAGATCGTCCTCAGGCCCTAGCGGAGGTCCACCGCGCGTCAAACGCTGCGGGCGGGTACAGACTGGAGAGGTCCGTCCAGCCGCGAGTCCGGGCGCGGCCGCCGCCAGGAGTCGGCGTCGCCGCCCAGGGAGGCGTTCGACATGGATGCGAGTCTGCCGGAACTGCGCCTCGCCGACTGGCGCGCGACCAAGGACACGCTGCACCTGTACTGCCAGATCCTGGGAAAGATCCGGCTCGCGACCACGCCGCCACGCAACCACTGGTGGAACGCCCCGCTCTACGTCGACGTGCGCGGCCTCACCACCCGGCGGCTGCACCACCAGGGCACGACGTTCGAGATCACGATCGACCTCGTCGACCACGCCCTGGTCGTACGGACCTCCGACGGCCGCACGACCTCGTTCGAACTCGGCGACGGGCTGCCCGTCGCCGAGTTCGACGCCCGTCTCCACCAGGCCCTGAAGGAGCTGGGAATCGACGTCGTCATCAGGGAGGAGCCGTTCGGCGTCCCGATGACGACACCGTTCCCCCAGGACCGGAAGCATGCCGCCTGGGACCGGGGCGCCCTCGAACGCCTCTACCGGATCCTGGACTGGTCGGACACGGTGTTCGAGGAGTTCAGCGGCTGGTTCAACGGCAAGACCAGCCCGGTGCACCTCTTCTGGCACAGCTTCGATCTCGCGGTCACCAGGTTCTCCGGCCGCCCGGCGCCACCGCTGGACACCGACCGCGTCACCC
Protein-coding regions in this window:
- a CDS encoding NADP-dependent oxidoreductase, which encodes MPKAVRYDGFGGIDVLRVEEVERPVPGDGQVLVRVKAAGINPGEAMIRTGALAQVFPSTFPSGQGSDLAGVVEEVGAGADGFSPGDEVIGFSDKRASQAELVLVEAGDLTRKPAKVSWEVAGSLHVVGTTAWAAVRAVHPEKGETVVVSGAAGGVGSLAVQLARRTGATVIGLAGESNHEWLTSHGVIPVAYGEGVEDRIRATAPGGVDAFIDTFGSGYVELALALGVPAERINTIADFAAAEKYGVKTDGSFAAGPGAKVLAELAGLIADGHLDVPIAKVYPLAQVREAYTELERRHTRGKIVLRP
- a CDS encoding AfsR/SARP family transcriptional regulator, whose protein sequence is MPLAASTGLARGTAEVSAFPRAGETVRRAGQDGELRLLLPAQRRPSPPARGAAATEAPWRFALLGVPEVMAGQERLRPMSPTQTALLTALALQAGRPVGVEELIDGLYGERPPRSAGSTITTYVLRLRKALGPELIVRVGRGYALKVPRSAVDALEFERLANAPLLGDARADAARLQSALNLWNGATALVGAIGPLCERQREVLAQHRERARLQWFECQLVLGRHAEILADLAVACELTPFAERLQALRMTALFRCGRQAEALEVYHQVRERLLDELGIDPSAELATVHQAILRGGDPGPRIAPAGIEPFGGTEAAAPPRQLPSPPADLVGREDEIALLTAAVRAGGHAVGLVTGMGGVGKTSVVVSVAQAVAAEFRDGQLWACLRGSTEEPAGPGEVLAGFLAALGVPADRIPDDVSERAALYRSVLAGRSVLVVLDDASDDAQITPLLPGTAGCAVLISARSRPAIGVTAAARLDCLRPAESARLVCAILGADRAGAEPEAVGALTAACGHLPLAVRVLATRLARRPAWTVASMAARVSDESRLLGELEAADAGFEDACDLAFGRLTGAQARAILALVAMPSQDWSLTAAAATMGLSEAQAERILEALVDAALLTSPRPARYSCHELLVAYARVRAWSGAGAGVGRC
- a CDS encoding DUF5996 family protein, producing MDASLPELRLADWRATKDTLHLYCQILGKIRLATTPPRNHWWNAPLYVDVRGLTTRRLHHQGTTFEITIDLVDHALVVRTSDGRTTSFELGDGLPVAEFDARLHQALKELGIDVVIREEPFGVPMTTPFPQDRKHAAWDRGALERLYRILDWSDTVFEEFSGWFNGKTSPVHLFWHSFDLAVTRFSGRPAPPLDTDRVTREAYTHEVISFGFWPGDDNLGDAAYYSYTAPAPAGLRDQPLAAGSWVESGTGLLAILPYETVRTSPAPATTLLAFMQSAYEAGARLADWDTGSLESTWCPSPDQLRQLRAEATAELGRPATGRS
- a CDS encoding AfsR/SARP family transcriptional regulator, whose protein sequence is MPVAKPGRTTTITAAGAPDRPEQAARQLTPELRFSLLGPLRGWAGTAELDLGRPQQRELLAVLLTAAGRPVSTDLLIDGLWDQAARPAEPLRAVRTHVYRLRTELRKHGAQDVLATVGDGYALRIEPDALDTGRFERASAQAAADRAAGRPAAATRALLGEALELWAGEPLTGMAGPHAEAVRVRLTEVHAQLLEAKLELDLEIGDRADVAAELGALVVEHPGRQRLRELQMLALHRAGRTGEALAVYEDTRRYLAGHAGDLTRGRPLPDRRLTDLQARILRADPELLPQLPAGTAENHPVPEQLPRASHDFTGRAELLEQLTGLLSSPSGQCVAITALDGIGGVGKTALAVHTAERLRERFPDGRLYADLRGADPESADPAAVLVRFLQALGADDNAIPLDLDERVALYRSHLADRRVLVLLDNAADAAQVTALLPGAVGCAVLVTSRARLTGLAGARHLTVGALTEAEAVELLGRVIGPERAAAEPEQCATVVAACDRLPLAIRIAGARLAARPDWTVAELAGRLADEHRRLAELAVGDTAVAATFALSYAGLTPAQAGAFRLLSLPNVPEIGLDSAAALLGVGTTEADVLLEDLTDLNLLDPRAVGRYGSHDLIRLYASECCTREEAPETRRQALARLLDFCLASARQAEAAAHSVAVGQRDLTGTPTAAPGLEFDSAEQAVGWMRTEAQLQQAMVAAALTDHQLPLVQAADLIDKLGSVLFTRTHSWSVADLASRTAAVAATRGDRRCEALARYVRGNMLYHVNDFKQAEQELTRTIALCVDDATRRVRACALLALGYNARVYGRFEEARGFCEESIALFDSLGDHHSAGSALGELAFNYAKLDRFSEARAAAERGVRLTGSATSITQATSRYSLARVLRLCGAPAAALSCAEELLPVLRALHLSAFEAATGNLIAQIHLEAGDDRQVIEVAEAMLPLAHQTSGMLEAGLLRSLGVSLARLGHPARGRACLDEAVEIYQTLGVSSEVADTLALLAKPPFG